One segment of Pseudomonadota bacterium DNA contains the following:
- a CDS encoding LD-carboxypeptidase, giving the protein MEFKEVSKLTAGNKVAIVSPSWAAPAVFPEVYQFGLKRLINLFELEVLEFPATGKLDATLDEKASDLIAAFQHSEVKAVIATIGGNIQVTYIHKILSTAFVEHPKAFFGYSDNTHFCNYLWLRGIPSYYGASILCQFGMQGDMDAYTVKHLRHALFDRGMIELHPSPEFNDEGMSWIDPENLSRRRKYQTNEGWHWDGSGSADGITWGGGLESIDEMLRHGVPIPNLEQFGEVVLFLETSEEIPSSEYVFRVVRALGERGILERIRGILVGRPKAWEFNNQKSDEDKLVYKEEQRETILRAVRQYNKDIPVVQNLDFGHTDPQICLPVGRKAIIDSKERKLFVEF; this is encoded by the coding sequence GTGGAATTCAAGGAAGTCTCTAAATTAACAGCAGGAAACAAGGTTGCCATCGTGTCACCTTCATGGGCAGCTCCTGCTGTTTTTCCGGAAGTCTATCAATTTGGATTGAAGCGGTTGATCAACCTGTTTGAACTAGAGGTGCTCGAATTCCCAGCTACTGGCAAGCTCGATGCCACTCTCGATGAAAAGGCGTCCGATTTAATAGCAGCCTTTCAGCATTCGGAAGTTAAGGCCGTCATAGCGACCATTGGCGGAAACATACAAGTAACCTATATTCACAAAATTCTCTCTACCGCATTCGTTGAACATCCCAAAGCATTTTTTGGCTACAGTGATAACACTCATTTCTGCAATTATCTCTGGTTAAGAGGAATTCCATCTTATTACGGCGCATCAATCCTATGTCAATTCGGCATGCAAGGAGATATGGATGCTTATACGGTCAAGCATCTGCGCCATGCGCTGTTTGATAGAGGCATGATTGAACTTCACCCAAGTCCTGAATTTAATGATGAGGGAATGAGTTGGATTGACCCTGAAAATCTCTCAAGGCGAAGGAAGTACCAAACAAATGAAGGCTGGCATTGGGATGGTAGCGGTTCTGCTGATGGAATTACCTGGGGAGGAGGCCTGGAGTCGATCGATGAAATGTTACGACACGGAGTTCCCATCCCAAATCTGGAACAGTTTGGCGAGGTAGTGCTGTTTCTTGAGACTTCAGAAGAGATCCCCAGCTCCGAGTATGTATTTCGTGTGGTTCGGGCTCTTGGTGAACGTGGAATATTGGAACGAATTCGAGGCATCCTTGTTGGTCGCCCGAAGGCATGGGAATTCAACAATCAAAAATCCGATGAGGATAAGCTTGTCTATAAGGAGGAGCAGCGTGAAACTATCCTGCGGGCAGTACGCCAATACAACAAGGACATTCCGGTAGTTCAAAATTTAGATTTTGGACATACTGACCCTCAGATCTGCCTGCCAGTGGGAAGAAAGGCGATCATAGATAGCAAAGAGCGGAAGTTATTCGTGGAGTTTTAG
- a CDS encoding DUF4143 domain-containing protein: MWIKRDLSLSAISNIALPIKVLRGPRQVGKTSLLAKLGTHSLVYLDDAVTRLRAQEDPRFFLDQLPSKVILDEAPLAPALFPELKRRVDEARISGCGEMPDVWLTGSNQTLMYREVGESLAGRASYFDLNTLSIHELGERWSLGTYLMRAGWPELYISPHLDVTRYLNDLVSTYIERDIVAAAGIERRAAFLKVLHLLAGRIGQLFVASDIATVAGVDATTVQSWVSLLVTNAVAFQLPAYYTNLNKRLTKAPKYYFYDVGLAVCLQGWQAPEPILNSPQFGHLFENMVIGEVVRFFLNRGSKPTLYFVRSKEKVEIDLLVNLGNQRYLAIEIKTTPEDWSKKQRELVDSLGLTIVDRWVVTAYSGMSFKDTAVVAISDLWNRLKDIT; the protein is encoded by the coding sequence ATGTGGATTAAAAGAGATTTATCGCTTAGTGCAATATCAAATATCGCCTTACCAATAAAAGTCTTACGGGGCCCCAGACAGGTCGGGAAGACGTCATTGCTGGCAAAACTTGGAACCCACTCCCTCGTCTATCTCGACGATGCGGTTACTCGTCTTCGTGCGCAAGAAGATCCAAGATTCTTCCTTGATCAACTCCCCAGCAAGGTAATTCTAGACGAGGCCCCGCTTGCTCCGGCCCTGTTTCCCGAGCTCAAGCGACGGGTCGACGAAGCACGCATATCGGGATGCGGGGAGATGCCCGATGTTTGGCTTACAGGGTCGAATCAGACGCTCATGTATCGTGAGGTTGGCGAGTCTCTCGCTGGTCGAGCAAGTTATTTTGATCTCAACACCCTCTCCATTCACGAGCTCGGAGAACGATGGTCGCTTGGTACGTATCTCATGAGAGCAGGATGGCCAGAACTGTATATATCACCGCATCTTGATGTGACTCGCTACCTCAATGATCTCGTGTCAACATACATCGAGAGGGACATCGTGGCGGCCGCAGGCATTGAGAGGCGTGCCGCCTTCCTGAAAGTGCTGCACCTCCTTGCCGGAAGAATCGGACAGCTTTTTGTGGCTTCAGACATAGCCACGGTAGCCGGCGTTGACGCTACGACCGTTCAATCATGGGTGTCCCTGCTTGTGACCAATGCGGTGGCATTCCAGTTACCAGCTTACTATACCAACCTAAATAAACGACTGACCAAGGCTCCTAAGTACTACTTCTATGACGTCGGTCTCGCCGTATGCCTACAGGGATGGCAAGCTCCAGAGCCGATTCTGAATAGTCCTCAATTTGGACACCTCTTTGAAAATATGGTCATAGGAGAGGTCGTCCGATTCTTTTTGAATCGGGGCAGCAAGCCAACCCTCTATTTCGTGCGTTCAAAGGAGAAAGTAGAGATAGATCTACTCGTTAATCTAGGCAATCAGCGCTATCTTGCAATTGAGATTAAAACAACACCGGAAGACTGGTCTAAAAAACAAAGGGAGCTCGTTGACTCCTTGGGTCTGACGATTGTGGATAGGTGGGTGGTAACTGCCTATAGTGGTATGTCCTTTAAAGATACCGCAGTAGTTGCTATCAGCGACCTTTGGAATCGCCTCAAAGATATTACGTAA
- a CDS encoding DUF58 domain-containing protein, giving the protein MQLSPETLRLLGAMALRTRRASFGIRQGSHRSQRRGHGVEFAEYRNYEAGDNPRYIDWNLFARSDKLLVKRYLEEENVALHIVIDGSRSLTHPALRQKWELATYIAAFTSYIALANQDPVTISVLGGAHSPRYWGAKAFYPLSSFLTKSGESIISSEPRTLNLLEEARRAAARVSFPGICLFISDFLYPLEQVALLLASFRARNMELHAVQVLHASDLNPAPESAAISVTDSETGEQLGVMLDSEARNHYQHLITQHNRRIREHCLSNQMQFVSTVASSDPHHGATDTITRMGLFI; this is encoded by the coding sequence ATGCAGCTCTCTCCTGAAACCCTCCGACTCTTAGGCGCTATGGCTCTCCGTACTCGGCGTGCCTCCTTCGGCATCAGACAGGGCTCTCATCGCTCACAGCGACGGGGTCACGGTGTTGAGTTCGCAGAATATAGAAACTACGAGGCCGGAGATAATCCCCGTTACATAGACTGGAACCTCTTCGCTCGTAGCGACAAGTTACTTGTAAAAAGATATCTCGAAGAGGAGAACGTAGCGCTCCATATAGTAATCGATGGTTCACGATCGCTCACACACCCAGCGCTTAGGCAGAAGTGGGAGCTTGCTACATATATAGCGGCCTTTACCTCTTATATTGCGCTTGCAAATCAGGACCCCGTTACGATCTCAGTGTTAGGGGGCGCGCATAGCCCGCGCTACTGGGGTGCCAAGGCCTTTTATCCCCTGAGCTCCTTTCTTACTAAATCTGGTGAGTCCATAATTTCATCTGAGCCTCGTACTCTAAATCTGCTCGAGGAGGCCCGCAGGGCGGCGGCGCGTGTCTCATTTCCAGGAATCTGCCTCTTTATCTCAGATTTTCTCTATCCACTTGAGCAGGTTGCTTTACTCCTTGCTAGCTTCAGGGCCCGTAATATGGAGCTGCACGCTGTGCAGGTACTACACGCATCGGATCTAAACCCTGCTCCAGAATCTGCCGCAATATCCGTTACCGATAGTGAAACGGGGGAGCAGTTAGGTGTTATGCTTGATTCGGAAGCTCGCAATCACTATCAGCACCTAATCACTCAGCACAACAGGCGCATCCGTGAGCACTGCCTCTCTAATCAGATGCAGTTCGTTTCGACCGTTGCCAGCTCCGATCCACACCACGGCGCTACCGATACAATTACCCGTATGGGGCTATTTATATGA
- the mltG gene encoding endolytic transglycosylase MltG, translating into MIRKLILTFLYLFLPLASIALTFRGLEHYLTEPFNPAQTQTTLFSVAEHKSLREIAKELEQQYLIRSSWSLRIIARIQSKDTSIKAGEYQLSAAMSAEQILDKMVNGEMVLHRVTIKEGARVSEIGPLLEQSGIVSQLLFDQALQNQALLSELGIQANSFEGYLFPETYQFPRNTPANKVITTMREQFNKAWQAEWAQQAVTLKMSKHEILTLASIIEKESGNFEEQPIISSVFHNRLNRNMRLQADPTVIYGIVNFNGNITKNDLQRFTPYNTYLIRGLPPGPIANPGISAIKAALYPAQTNYLYFVGNGAGRHIFSEDLDQHNNAVNKFQRGDNDTDTPPAETTPIFP; encoded by the coding sequence GTGATTCGAAAACTTATCCTTACATTCCTCTATCTCTTTCTGCCCCTGGCCTCCATTGCTCTGACCTTCCGTGGGCTTGAGCATTACCTCACTGAGCCCTTTAACCCCGCACAGACCCAAACCACGCTCTTTAGCGTTGCCGAGCATAAAAGCCTGCGTGAGATCGCTAAGGAGCTAGAGCAGCAGTACCTTATCCGCAGCAGTTGGTCGCTACGAATTATCGCCCGCATTCAAAGCAAGGATACCTCTATCAAGGCCGGTGAGTATCAGCTTTCAGCGGCGATGAGCGCCGAGCAGATCCTAGATAAGATGGTCAATGGAGAGATGGTCCTACACAGGGTCACTATCAAGGAGGGTGCGCGGGTCTCTGAGATCGGCCCACTGTTAGAGCAGTCCGGAATCGTCTCGCAGCTACTCTTTGATCAAGCCCTTCAGAACCAGGCTCTGCTTAGCGAGCTGGGCATTCAGGCGAACTCCTTCGAGGGCTACCTTTTTCCCGAAACCTATCAGTTCCCGCGTAATACGCCGGCAAATAAAGTCATCACCACGATGCGCGAGCAGTTTAATAAAGCCTGGCAGGCGGAGTGGGCTCAGCAGGCAGTAACGCTCAAGATGTCGAAGCACGAGATCCTTACCCTAGCTTCGATTATTGAGAAGGAGTCCGGCAACTTTGAGGAGCAGCCCATCATCTCCTCTGTCTTTCACAATCGACTCAACCGCAACATGCGACTACAGGCCGATCCGACCGTTATCTATGGGATCGTTAACTTTAATGGAAACATCACAAAGAACGACCTACAGAGGTTTACACCTTATAATACCTATCTAATTCGAGGGCTCCCGCCCGGTCCGATAGCAAACCCAGGTATCTCTGCCATAAAAGCAGCACTCTATCCGGCGCAAACGAACTACCTCTACTTCGTCGGTAATGGCGCTGGACGTCATATCTTCTCTGAAGATCTTGATCAGCATAATAACGCCGTAAATAAATTTCAGCGCGGTGATAATGATACTGATACTCCGCCAGCAGAAACAACGCCGATCTTTCCATAG
- a CDS encoding AAA family ATPase, whose translation MELEQILHLSTLAKAQGGGGALFRTEFRQIILHKDKVFLALLGPRGVGKTMLLKQVHAQSNDSIYISLDTLEPDTDLFLLVQKLNQEFKFKKFLLDEVHYLEDINRFLKMIFDSLEVEIVFSSSVALKLVESAHDLSRRVKVIPTLPFTFREFLKFQSVPVPPAISWEDLLESNFTAEHIAHAPLFNKYLMGHNYAFSLEVDDIMPALRANLEKVIGYDIPRLRSLNIDELNKIKKVFQFIARAPVSDVSPSSISNNLKITRYKACQYLELLEQAFIVRQVQPRGTNVMLEPKILLTLPYRLLELPYKNAIGGLREDFATSCFISAGMDFSYLKSIRGEKTPDFIVGKGTTEVVIEIGGSGKTFRQFKGMPEKLKKVIFSDQLEASNSKIPLFLLGYLESCPVPRR comes from the coding sequence ATGGAGCTAGAGCAAATACTACACTTAAGCACCTTGGCGAAGGCGCAGGGGGGCGGCGGGGCATTATTCCGCACGGAATTTCGGCAGATTATCTTGCATAAAGATAAAGTTTTTCTGGCACTCCTTGGTCCGAGGGGCGTGGGCAAGACAATGTTGCTTAAGCAAGTTCACGCACAGTCGAATGATTCCATATATATTTCTTTAGACACTCTCGAACCTGACACAGATTTATTTTTACTGGTTCAAAAGCTTAACCAAGAGTTTAAGTTTAAAAAATTCCTTCTAGATGAAGTGCATTATCTTGAAGATATAAACCGTTTTCTTAAGATGATTTTCGATTCTTTAGAGGTGGAGATCGTTTTTTCAAGTTCTGTTGCTTTAAAGTTAGTTGAGTCGGCACATGATTTATCGAGGCGCGTAAAGGTAATACCAACGTTACCATTTACATTCAGAGAGTTTTTAAAATTTCAATCTGTCCCTGTCCCCCCGGCGATTAGTTGGGAAGACTTACTGGAGAGTAATTTTACCGCGGAACATATTGCGCATGCGCCATTATTTAACAAATATTTAATGGGGCATAATTACGCTTTTAGTTTGGAAGTAGATGATATCATGCCGGCATTGAGAGCAAATCTTGAGAAGGTGATTGGATATGACATTCCAAGATTGAGGAGTTTAAATATCGATGAACTAAATAAAATAAAAAAGGTATTTCAATTCATTGCGAGAGCACCCGTATCAGACGTAAGTCCAAGCAGTATTTCTAATAATTTAAAAATAACTCGCTACAAGGCCTGCCAGTATTTAGAGCTTCTTGAGCAGGCTTTTATAGTTCGGCAGGTGCAACCAAGAGGCACGAATGTCATGCTCGAGCCAAAGATTCTTCTAACATTGCCATATCGACTTTTAGAATTGCCTTATAAAAATGCAATTGGTGGATTGCGAGAAGATTTCGCTACTAGTTGTTTTATATCTGCAGGGATGGATTTTTCTTATTTAAAATCTATCCGAGGTGAAAAAACACCAGATTTCATTGTGGGAAAAGGCACAACTGAAGTAGTGATTGAAATAGGAGGATCAGGTAAGACATTTCGGCAATTCAAGGGAATGCCAGAAAAGCTAAAAAAAGTCATCTTTAGTGATCAACTAGAAGCTAGCAACTCAAAAATACCACTTTTTTTGCTTGGTTACCTTGAATCTTGTCCCGTCCCACGTAGATAG
- a CDS encoding GNAT family N-acetyltransferase, with protein MIRVANGEDVHQIAETHVASWRTTYIGQVPQSYLDELSVPKREAAWTEALAMPDHRVLVAEIDKKIVGFSSFGPSRDLDASPGIGELYTIYLIEAHKGQGLGKELWDQTRDLMQQLGYTEATLWVLSTNKQARDFYQKVGFVLDGKEKKDTIGGQEVNELRYRLTEFLGRLL; from the coding sequence ATGATTAGAGTGGCAAATGGAGAGGATGTCCACCAGATTGCTGAGACTCATGTCGCATCTTGGAGGACAACTTATATTGGACAGGTTCCCCAATCTTACTTAGATGAACTTTCGGTGCCAAAGAGAGAAGCGGCCTGGACCGAGGCGCTTGCTATGCCAGATCATCGCGTGTTGGTGGCTGAGATTGATAAAAAAATTGTAGGATTCTCTAGTTTTGGGCCTTCGCGTGATCTTGATGCGTCACCGGGGATTGGCGAGCTTTATACAATTTACCTAATTGAAGCACACAAGGGACAAGGTCTGGGTAAAGAGCTCTGGGATCAGACCCGTGATTTGATGCAGCAGCTTGGCTACACCGAGGCAACTCTTTGGGTTCTAAGCACTAACAAACAGGCGCGTGATTTCTACCAAAAAGTTGGATTTGTATTAGACGGCAAAGAGAAAAAAGATACGATTGGTGGACAGGAGGTCAATGAGTTGAGGTATAGACTAACGGAGTTTTTAGGGAGGCTATTATAA
- the ruvX gene encoding Holliday junction resolvase RuvX yields the protein MVILGVDVGTIRVGIAVADGTVRIPFPVGVYLRAKYGAEKALLAEIENRSASLLVVGLPLGASGERTPACNMVEGFVRRIAKRVKIEIVYVDEAFSSLEATERLSQVSRGEQHIDAFAACLILERYFELNSSS from the coding sequence ATGGTTATCCTTGGGGTGGATGTTGGAACGATACGGGTGGGGATCGCTGTGGCTGACGGTACGGTCAGGATTCCATTTCCGGTCGGGGTCTACCTTAGGGCTAAGTACGGAGCTGAAAAGGCGCTCCTCGCTGAGATTGAAAACAGGTCCGCCTCGTTACTTGTGGTTGGGCTTCCCCTTGGAGCGAGCGGAGAGCGTACCCCAGCCTGTAACATGGTTGAGGGCTTCGTTCGTCGTATTGCTAAAAGGGTAAAGATTGAGATTGTATACGTAGATGAGGCCTTCTCATCCCTGGAGGCTACGGAGCGGCTCTCTCAGGTATCTAGGGGAGAGCAGCACATTGATGCATTTGCGGCGTGTTTGATCCTGGAGCGTTACTTCGAATTAAATTCTAGTAGTTAG
- a CDS encoding MoxR family ATPase, translating to MKELDIRDAAALERAIVDFKSTFARIEQEVGKTIVGMQDVVRGTMVAICARGHVLLEGVPGLGKTLLVKSLSNVLGLSFKRVQFTPDLMPSDVTGTQILTEDGNGQRRFVFRQGPLFANIVLADEINRATPKTQSSLLEAMEERQVTVLDQTYPLPQPFFVLATQNPIELEGTYPLPEAQLDRFLVKIVVPSPSSKELKEILSRTTGTNVSTAQPIFPPEEAVNYITSMQSMVRHVVVSDPMQEVIVRLIAALTPGSEFATPKVRQYVRFGPGPRGAQAVVLTAKVHALLDHRINLSFEDIRSVIKSALRHRIILNFQAEADGISTDDLIEEVRNAK from the coding sequence ATGAAAGAATTAGATATCCGTGATGCAGCCGCCCTTGAGCGTGCGATAGTCGACTTTAAATCAACCTTTGCGCGCATTGAGCAGGAGGTCGGAAAAACGATCGTAGGGATGCAGGATGTCGTTAGGGGCACCATGGTGGCCATCTGCGCTAGGGGGCATGTATTACTGGAGGGGGTGCCGGGGCTCGGCAAAACCCTACTAGTAAAATCGCTCTCAAATGTCCTTGGGCTCTCCTTTAAGCGTGTTCAGTTCACCCCTGATCTAATGCCCTCAGATGTTACCGGCACCCAGATCCTAACGGAGGATGGTAACGGGCAACGCCGTTTTGTCTTTAGACAGGGTCCGCTCTTTGCAAACATAGTGCTAGCAGATGAGATTAATCGAGCAACACCGAAGACACAGAGCTCTCTGCTAGAGGCGATGGAGGAGCGCCAGGTAACCGTTCTCGATCAGACCTATCCGCTGCCGCAACCGTTCTTTGTGCTCGCCACGCAGAACCCTATAGAGTTAGAGGGAACCTACCCCCTGCCAGAGGCTCAGCTGGATCGATTCCTGGTTAAGATTGTGGTGCCATCTCCATCTTCCAAGGAGCTTAAAGAGATCCTCTCGCGCACAACCGGCACTAACGTCAGCACCGCTCAGCCGATCTTTCCGCCTGAGGAGGCCGTAAATTATATCACCTCGATGCAAAGCATGGTGCGTCACGTTGTTGTCTCAGATCCGATGCAGGAGGTGATCGTGCGCCTTATCGCTGCACTTACTCCGGGCTCTGAATTTGCAACACCTAAGGTCCGTCAGTATGTGCGCTTTGGTCCTGGGCCACGTGGAGCACAGGCGGTTGTACTTACAGCAAAGGTTCACGCTCTCCTTGATCACCGTATTAACCTCTCCTTTGAGGATATTCGAAGCGTTATCAAATCTGCGCTCCGTCACCGCATTATCCTTAATTTTCAGGCAGAGGCCGATGGCATCTCTACCGACGACCTAATTGAGGAGGTCCGTAACGCTAAGTAG